The Deinococcota bacterium genome includes the window AGCTGTTGCAGGCATACAGTCGTGTCATTCAGGTGGCCGGCGGCAAAACTCCAAAGGGTCGCAATGCAGCCCCCATTGAGTAGAACCGACTTTCCGCCCCCTGTTCACGAATTCTGTTAATTTAAGCCATTTGGCGAAAACGCCGCCCTGGACACTGCTTATCATGATGACTGTTTCCACTTGAATAGTGAATTGTCTCACTCTACGGCCTAAGAAAAATGGTTTGGCTTCCCAGCGAACTTGCCTCGAGATTATTCGCCTCAACGGAGAAATGAAATTTACCCGTCAGGGACGTGAAATGAAAATTCCTAAATCTCGCAGAGGGGGGCGGAAAGTCGGCTTTTTCTTGTCTTCTTGAGATAGGCGCGGTAGCATGGGCGCATGGACATCGACCGCAAGCTCGCCAGGAGATCGAGCACCATCTGAAACGCGCTCGTATCAGCCGGCAGGAGCTGGCACGGAACCTGGGCGTGAGCCCGCAATACCTCTCCGACGTGATGACGGGCAGGCGCGGCAAGCTCCCCAAGAGCCTCGCCGGCATGCTCGAGGCGCTGGACCTCGAGATCACCCTCACGCCAAGAGAAAAACCACCTCGCGATGCCGACCTTCCGGCGCTCATCCGGGCGGTCGGCGATCTCAAGGTGCATCAGGAGCGGGGAAAACCCCAGGGCGCGCGGGTGCGGCTCGAGGCTGCTGTCATGGTTGCCCCTGTCGCCAAACATGGCAGGTGTCAAACCTAAAGTACACTGGATTGGAGGATGACATGGCCGATACGGTCGCGGAAATGACCAGAGAGGAACTCGAAGAGCTCATCGAAGCCGCGGTCGAGCAAAAGCTGCTTGAACTGCTGGGTGATCCTGACGAGGGGCTCGAGCTTCACGAGGTTGTGCGCCAAAGGCTCGTAGAACAAAAGCGTACTGTTGCCTCAGGCGAACGTGGAGCAGCTTTTGAGGACGTGGTACGGGATCTTGGCTTGGACTGAGCGTGTATAGCGTTCGTATCCTGGACGCCGCGAGCCAGGAACTGGCCAAGCTGGACAAATCTGTAGCCCGTCGTATCATCAAGAGGGTCAACTGGTTAGCCGGGCATGTAGAGGATATAAAACCAGAGGTTCTGACGGGTGGTTTGGCACATCTCTTTAAGCTGCGCGTGGGTGACTACCGGGTCCTCTACCAGATCCTTGAAGATGAGCAGCGTATCGTGATTCATAAAGTCGGTCACCGTCGCAACGTTTACAGAATGCGCTAACCAGCGATTGCCTCACGCTTCTCCTGGTCCGGCAGCTACATGTCGACAACCCCGTCCGTGATCCTGTACCTCGAGCCCTTCCCTGGCTCGAGGCGCTGTCATTGACCCTGTCGCCGAACATGGCAGGTGTCGAACCTAACAGGCCGGCAGCTACAGGCCGATGTGGTACGGGCCGATGTGGTACAGGCCGACGTGGTAGAGTGACGGCATGATGACGAAATGGAAGCTGAAAGAATTTCTCGACGCTCACGGCGTAACGGCCTACGCCCTCTCCCAAAAGGTGAAGGGAGAGGTATCCCGCAACTCGATCTACAACATGCTCAAGGAGAGACCGAGGGGGGTGTACCTCGCCACCTTGGACGCCATCATTCCAGCGCTGCGGGAACTGACCGGCAAGCCCGTCGGGGTAGCGGACCTGTTCGAAGTCGACGAGGGGCTCAACCGCTCAGGGGAGCGCTCACCCTCCTACCTGGCGCTCGCGGGCATGATAGATGACCAGGAGAGCCCAGGGAATGTGAGCACCCACCACGATGCTTACTTGGGCGAGGCGCTCGAGGAGAAACACCTGAGGGCCGCCAAGGACAAGCGTTGACCGCTAGGCGGCGCTCTAAAGCGATCTATCTGGACACCGGCCCGCTCTACGCGCTAGCCGACAAGCGAGACCAACACCATCCGCGGGCCCTGAGCATCTTCGCGTCTCTGGAAAAAGCAGGCGTGCCCCTGAGCTGCCCCATAAGCAACCTGCTCGAGCTCCACACCTTGACGCTCAGGCGCAAGCTGAAGAACGCTGCCGCTATCGCCCAGGTGGCGTTCGAGAATTACGGTCCGGTCTATCCGCAGGCAGCCGACATGCAGGCCGCGCTCGAGGCGGTAGCGAAGTTCAACGATCAGCGCGTGACTTTGGCTGACGCGGTGCTGGCCGGCATGGCGAGGCGTGCCGGCGCTCAGGTCTTCACCTTCGACGAGCGGCACTTCGCTCTCCTGAGCGCCGAGGTGTACCAGGCTTCAGCCTGAGCTCTTGCAGAGCGCGGATGCCGCTCTGGCTACCGAGGCTCTACGGATAGTGAGCTGTTAGATCATCTCCCTGAAGCCGAGAGCAAACTCGAGCGCCTCTTCGATCTCCTGCATGCGCTCTGGGGAGAGGGTGGCGACGAGGTCGCCGAGGTTCGCCTTGGGAACGGTCTGAAGACTGTGCAGATTGACCGCGCAGAGCTTGAAGAGCCCGTCATCCTCACCGACGACGACTTCCGAGGGCACGTCGCGGATGGTGGAGGTGATGGGCGCCACCGTGAGGGCGTCAAGGACGCCGATGCTGGTGTTGCGAGTGAGGATCAAGACGGGTCTTCGCTTGTCAGGGGCTTTGAAGCTGTACCACCTGACAAGGACGTTATTGTGAGCATTCTAGAAGCCCGCTCCTTTGCCCCGGCACTTCTGGTGCCCTGCGCTTCTGGAACCGAGGCGCTATGAATTGGGTACAATGGCCCGGTGGAAAGAGCGCACCCGCCAAGCCGAACCCGGTCGAGCCGAACCCGGTCGTCAGCGGCCTCTGAAGAAAAGTCCGTGGAAGAAAAGTCTGGGGCATGAGCGTGCAGGCCGCTCGCCTCCCGGCCTCTACGGAGGCTCACTTCCGGGAGAGGAAGTGGGTTCCCTGGCTGCTGGTCGCCGGCGACATCGTGGCGCTGCAGCTGGCGGTCTATCTCGGCTATCTAGCCCGCCTGCTGCTGGCTCCCCTGCTGCCGGTGAGGTTCGAGCTGGGGGACCTTCAGGGCTTGTTTTTGAGCATGCTGCTGTTCCCCGCCGGCTACTACCTGGCGGGTCTCTACCCGAGCTACGGCATGAGCCCGGTCGAGCGGCTCCGACGCCACTCCTATGTCACCCTGATCGGCTTTGCGATCTTGCTCGCCTGGGGGGACCTGTTCGCTCAGCAGGACTGGCCCAGGGGGGTGATCCTCTTCGCCCTGGTCTTTGCGCTGGTTTTGCCCTTGCTCGGCAAGCTCCTGCTGCGGAAGTGGCTCGCCCGGCGGGGCTGCTGGGGGCTTCCGGTGGTCATTTTGGGCGCGGCGCGCACCGGCAGGCTGGTCAGCCAATCGCTCAACCGCCAGCGCACGCTCGGCTTCATACCCGTGGCCTATCTCGACGACGACCCCGCCAAATGGGGGCGGGAGGTCGAGGGCCTCCCGGTGCTCGGGCCGCTCTCGGAGAGCCGCACGCTGTCGCGCCGCGTGCGCGTCGCCGTGCTCGCCATGCCCGGCACGGGTCACGAGCGCCTGGTCCAGCTTATCCGCCGCCTTACCTTCTCCCGCCTCATCCTGGTCCCCGACCTCTTCAACCTGCAGAGCTTGTGGGTGTCTTCTATCGACATGAGCGGGATCCTGGGTCTCGAGATCAAGCGGAACCTGCTGCAAAAGCACAACCGCGTCCTAAAGCGCGGCATCGACTATCTGCTCAGCGTGCCCGTAGCGCTCGTCAGCCTGCCGCTCATCGCCTTTTTCGCGGTCTGGATCAAGCTGGTCAGCCCGGGGCCGGCGTTTTACACGCAGGCTCGAGAGGGCTACAAGGGCAAGGAGATCTGGATTTGGAAGCTGCGCACCATGCACTTGGACGCCGAAGAGCGGCTGCAGCAGCCGCTCGCGGGCGATCCGGCGGCGGAAGAGGCGTGGCGGCGCTTTTACAAGCTCAAGAACGACCCGCGCATCCTCCCCGGCGTCGGCCGGCTTTTGCGCAAGACCAGCCTCGACGAGCTGCCGCAGGTCCTGAACGTCTTGCGCGGTGAGATGAGCCTGGTGGGGCCGCGGCCCTTTCCCTACTACCACCTCGAGCGGTTCAGCCCCGAGTTCAGGGAGTTCAGGCGCAGCGTGATGCCGGGGGTGACCGGCCTGTGGCAGGTGTCGGAACGCAGCGAGGGCGACCTCGAGGTCCAGGAGACGCTCGACAGCTACTACGTGCGCAACTGGTCGCTGTGGCTCGACATCTAC containing:
- a CDS encoding type II toxin-antitoxin system RelE/ParE family toxin, whose translation is MYSVRILDAASQELAKLDKSVARRIIKRVNWLAGHVEDIKPEVLTGGLAHLFKLRVGDYRVLYQILEDEQRIVIHKVGHRRNVYRMR
- a CDS encoding helix-turn-helix transcriptional regulator codes for the protein MMTKWKLKEFLDAHGVTAYALSQKVKGEVSRNSIYNMLKERPRGVYLATLDAIIPALRELTGKPVGVADLFEVDEGLNRSGERSPSYLALAGMIDDQESPGNVSTHHDAYLGEALEEKHLRAAKDKR
- a CDS encoding PIN domain-containing protein, translated to MTARRRSKAIYLDTGPLYALADKRDQHHPRALSIFASLEKAGVPLSCPISNLLELHTLTLRRKLKNAAAIAQVAFENYGPVYPQAADMQAALEAVAKFNDQRVTLADAVLAGMARRAGAQVFTFDERHFALLSAEVYQASA
- a CDS encoding type II toxin-antitoxin system PemK/MazF family toxin — protein: MILTRNTSIGVLDALTVAPITSTIRDVPSEVVVGEDDGLFKLCAVNLHSLQTVPKANLGDLVATLSPERMQEIEEALEFALGFREMI
- the wbaP gene encoding undecaprenyl-phosphate galactose phosphotransferase WbaP, encoding MSVQAARLPASTEAHFRERKWVPWLLVAGDIVALQLAVYLGYLARLLLAPLLPVRFELGDLQGLFLSMLLFPAGYYLAGLYPSYGMSPVERLRRHSYVTLIGFAILLAWGDLFAQQDWPRGVILFALVFALVLPLLGKLLLRKWLARRGCWGLPVVILGAARTGRLVSQSLNRQRTLGFIPVAYLDDDPAKWGREVEGLPVLGPLSESRTLSRRVRVAVLAMPGTGHERLVQLIRRLTFSRLILVPDLFNLQSLWVSSIDMSGILGLEIKRNLLQKHNRVLKRGIDYLLSVPVALVSLPLIAFFAVWIKLVSPGPAFYTQAREGYKGKEIWIWKLRTMHLDAEERLQQPLAGDPAAEEAWRRFYKLKNDPRILPGVGRLLRKTSLDELPQVLNVLRGEMSLVGPRPFPYYHLERFSPEFREFRRSVMPGVTGLWQVSERSEGDLEVQETLDSYYVRNWSLWLDIYLLLRTVLAVLAAKGAY